A DNA window from Kiloniellales bacterium contains the following coding sequences:
- a CDS encoding YaiI/YqxD family protein, whose product MEIYVDGDACPVKQEALKVAGRHGLRVHLVGNTWLRAGDGPLVNRVVVAEGADAADDWIAEHIGPGDIAVTADIPLAARCLEKGAKALGPTGKPFTPDSIGMALAMRDLKAHLRETGEIKGYVPNFTKQDRSRFLSALEETIQALKREQKRAPPP is encoded by the coding sequence ATGGAGATCTACGTCGACGGCGATGCCTGCCCGGTCAAGCAGGAGGCGCTGAAAGTGGCCGGGCGCCACGGCCTCCGGGTGCACCTGGTCGGCAACACCTGGCTGCGCGCCGGCGACGGGCCGCTGGTCAACCGCGTGGTGGTGGCCGAGGGCGCGGACGCCGCCGACGACTGGATCGCCGAGCACATCGGGCCGGGCGACATCGCGGTCACCGCCGACATCCCGCTGGCGGCACGCTGCCTGGAAAAGGGCGCCAAGGCCCTGGGCCCGACCGGCAAGCCCTTCACGCCGGACTCCATCGGCATGGCGCTCGCCATGCGCGACCTCAAAGCCCACCTGCGCGAGACCGGCGAGATCAAGGGGTACGTACCGAACTTCACCAAGCAGGACCGTTCGCGTTTCCTTAGTGCCCTGGAGGAGACAATCCAGGCGCTGAAACGCGAACAGAAGCGGGCACCGCCGCCATGA